The Candidatus Binataceae bacterium genome has a window encoding:
- a CDS encoding sulfurtransferase TusA family protein, whose product MQARGAIFKLDLRGVKCPLNWAHAKVHLERMARGEVLELTLDDPRGARDIPRAAEAEGYSVVEQQRSGGLWLLKIEK is encoded by the coding sequence GTGCAAGCCCGCGGCGCGATCTTCAAGCTCGACCTGCGCGGGGTCAAATGCCCGCTCAACTGGGCGCACGCCAAAGTGCACCTGGAGCGGATGGCGCGCGGCGAAGTGCTGGAGCTGACGCTCGACGATCCGCGCGGCGCGCGCGATATCCCGCGGGCGGCCGAAGCCGAAGGCTACTCGGTGGTCGAACAGCAGCGAAGCGGCGGGCTTTGGCTGCTGAAGATCGAAAAATAG
- a CDS encoding DsbA family protein, translating into MGFAVLRKLKSEFDFTVTHRGFQIHPEWPAEGLPPAQFRPGMDPKTRQAMWERISAMGAAAGVVMKPPKMYANSLLALQAAEFAADAGLGESFEERIFRAYFAEGVNIGIRDALLDLAAEVGIERAALGDALASEQYAIRIRNHAVAASQLGVSGVPTFFIGDWPLVGAQSEDVMRRVLERARERLEASK; encoded by the coding sequence ATCGGCTTCGCCGTGTTGCGAAAGCTCAAGTCGGAGTTCGACTTCACCGTCACCCATCGTGGCTTTCAGATACACCCGGAATGGCCCGCCGAGGGCTTGCCGCCCGCGCAGTTCCGGCCCGGGATGGATCCCAAAACGCGCCAGGCGATGTGGGAGCGGATAAGCGCGATGGGCGCAGCGGCGGGGGTCGTGATGAAACCGCCGAAGATGTACGCCAACTCGCTGCTCGCGCTCCAGGCCGCTGAATTCGCCGCCGACGCCGGATTGGGCGAGTCCTTCGAAGAGCGGATCTTCCGCGCCTACTTCGCCGAGGGCGTCAACATCGGAATTCGTGACGCATTGCTCGACCTCGCGGCCGAAGTGGGAATCGAGCGCGCCGCGCTCGGCGACGCGCTCGCCTCTGAGCAGTACGCGATCCGCATCCGCAACCACGCCGTGGCCGCCAGCCAGCTCGGCGTCAGTGGCGTGCCGACGTTTTTCATCGGCGACTGGCCGCTGGTCGGCGCGCAGAGCGAGGATGTAATGCGGCGAGTGCTGGAGCGGGCGCGCGAGCGGCTGGAAGCCTCCAAGTAG
- a CDS encoding SDR family NAD(P)-dependent oxidoreductase translates to MIADNLRLDGKVVIITGAGRGLGRAMALKLAEAGADLVAAARTREQLEETAAAVRKTGRRCLIVPTDVSLSEDINAMVAATIKEYGQVDVLISNAGAGEDAFGKTIDQITDEEWRRGIDVNLSSQFFGARAVIPYMLRRKRGKIINVASGYGLRGGKHNYMYACSKGAVLQLTRSLALTYADDNIQTNCIVPGIFPHNERLMAFFKGGKFIPMGHGGQDSDLGPLALFLSSEASNHVNGALIVVDGGGLAGGVTPTGVAPQPSA, encoded by the coding sequence ATGATTGCCGATAACCTCAGACTCGACGGCAAGGTCGTAATCATCACCGGCGCCGGGCGCGGATTGGGCCGCGCGATGGCGCTCAAGCTGGCCGAGGCCGGCGCCGACCTGGTCGCCGCCGCGCGCACCCGCGAACAGCTCGAAGAAACCGCCGCCGCCGTGCGCAAGACCGGCCGCAGATGCCTCATCGTGCCCACCGACGTTTCGCTCTCGGAGGACATCAACGCGATGGTGGCGGCGACGATCAAGGAGTACGGCCAGGTCGACGTGCTGATCAGCAACGCCGGCGCCGGCGAGGACGCCTTTGGCAAGACCATCGATCAGATCACCGACGAGGAATGGCGCCGCGGCATCGACGTCAACCTCTCCAGCCAGTTCTTCGGCGCGCGCGCGGTAATCCCGTACATGCTCCGGCGCAAGCGCGGCAAGATAATCAACGTCGCCTCGGGCTACGGCTTGCGCGGCGGCAAGCACAACTACATGTACGCCTGCTCCAAGGGCGCGGTGTTGCAACTGACCCGCTCGCTCGCGCTGACCTACGCCGACGACAACATCCAGACCAACTGCATCGTCCCCGGCATCTTTCCGCACAACGAACGGCTGATGGCGTTTTTCAAGGGCGGCAAGTTTATCCCGATGGGCCACGGCGGACAGGACAGCGACCTGGGTCCGCTCGCGCTCTTTCTGAGCTCCGAAGCTTCCAACCACGTCAACGGCGCGCTCATCGTGGTGGACGGCGGCGGCCTCGCCGGCGGCGTCACCCCCACCGGCGTCGCGCCCCAGCCCAGCGCTTAG
- a CDS encoding SDR family oxidoreductase has protein sequence MALPQGFNEFALTDKGALVLGAEHPTGRVGAVALAEAGAKLMIASQEPGTEEMLKETAKAVQAAGGKPPFIQVQNASIRADLRSTIDAAVKRLGGLEAMVVALDAPYYAPAEAADDAAFDRVIEGNLKGVWIACQEGGRAMLQHGGGSIVIVSSVLAERGVPGASLYCAAKGAVANLVRALALEWARQKLRINLLEAGWLAEEGSPALANDEFARSLLKYLPYKRLVQPEELAGALLYLASPASAFVTGEALAVDGGLLCRV, from the coding sequence ATGGCGCTTCCACAGGGGTTCAACGAATTTGCGCTTACCGACAAGGGTGCGCTGGTGCTCGGCGCCGAGCATCCGACGGGCCGCGTCGGCGCGGTCGCACTCGCAGAGGCCGGCGCCAAGTTGATGATCGCCTCGCAGGAGCCCGGCACCGAAGAGATGCTGAAGGAGACCGCCAAGGCGGTGCAGGCCGCCGGCGGCAAGCCGCCGTTCATCCAGGTGCAGAACGCGTCGATTCGTGCCGACCTGCGCTCGACGATCGACGCCGCGGTCAAGCGGCTGGGCGGGCTGGAGGCGATGGTGGTCGCGCTCGACGCCCCGTACTACGCGCCGGCCGAGGCCGCCGACGACGCCGCCTTCGACCGCGTGATCGAAGGCAACCTTAAGGGCGTATGGATCGCATGCCAGGAGGGCGGGCGAGCGATGCTCCAGCACGGCGGCGGCTCGATCGTGATCGTCAGCTCGGTGCTCGCCGAGCGCGGTGTGCCGGGCGCGTCGCTGTACTGCGCGGCCAAGGGCGCGGTGGCCAATCTCGTGCGCGCGCTGGCGCTGGAGTGGGCGCGGCAAAAGCTGCGCATCAATCTGCTCGAAGCGGGATGGTTGGCCGAGGAGGGCAGTCCTGCGCTGGCCAACGACGAATTCGCTCGCAGCCTGCTCAAGTACCTGCCGTACAAGCGGCTGGTGCAACCCGAGGAACTGGCCGGCGCGCTACTTTACCTCGCCTCGCCCGCCTCGGCCTTCGTCACGGGCGAAGCGCTCGCGGTCGACGGCGGCCTGCTCTGCCGGGTGTAG